A single genomic interval of Sander lucioperca isolate FBNREF2018 chromosome 9, SLUC_FBN_1.2, whole genome shotgun sequence harbors:
- the si:ch211-13f8.1 gene encoding uncharacterized protein si:ch211-13f8.1 isoform X2, whose translation MEEEKVVDKIQAKSSSPLPTGIPINWGLITGPVPKPVFPAPSLSTQLPPPQSSAVHALQTKVKSLTQRRTRGRDREKERERLETEVLVSSPAGQISSEVLLRQRPRGKGPVSLPALSWRSGAAKNLSSSDEEEEVEVQVSFQIHSPPAEARGEKVFEEGEEAEDERSERNEDEVSFLTGQLCGLGEGTSLESLLSDNSSSSKDDPSPPPPLPVLSSIPASTAFTTSSISSSSSSTSTRHWAPPKGFWRVARPETLLLNGVGPNNTPTTLPLKDHTQTEALAEPQRKSKPAERCTRSDVGIVVDDSEASSEFKHSDSVECYLDRCEQKELDADLAKGLCSSDSWESMSSQSDLLSADEKLKVKQRAYEKLRERQQNCREEKEQSEGESPGYYGDTTCRVDCKVPGAHGVSDSSDSAILAQELEPYLRSLLVISDEHPLSPRHEQAKLLLERARLKARSNHIKGDRPCRRSHSDQRSTVEKQQVESTNSTPVQKAVQTKEDHAAQTVSGPFLVPNQGDTSPGDQGCRSRRYGCSPTRVRFEDESEKEAEFRYLDRVRQRSRPGLPKSKSKESNTDSSSSGSERSRSHRSVSMPPSQKKEVVGVSGEPTTVIKEIIVLVKKCEACGSVVREPQPVSLPSEQKNTEPQQPEDPRVKAAPRWVPHNKPEASTRPKAPLTVTFAGAFVLGENKESSTGWKSSGFGKLRRRSRKGESRLESGHGPYGPSWAQRRNSNPRNRLNLSRAVSFAPDSPVALESRLQEASDGLRESPPPSLPIKSALKSSSRNRSAAGQSTVQFQVTSNQGGEGGPQHSALLDSPEARRECAVAVAQGTPATSNSVPYIRPSTLRYSPPRTTDLPAAEVWDATPDGAGLSDLGSGPECRPALRGLAMARAEDLRAELLRAEHLKAEAIWEENSDGSRKLDGRPKLFLRRFFSSIGLNSVGRLVKGGRSSSMEQLSIPATPRVCSASPSPTRRPLQSIADHRMQRTPSLQTLHTVLPLAQLRKASSVQSLERRTERSTILGEVQIPYGLAPSPDSPQLEALNVEDILASRIARPVGRVTHAFPDGTLLLELVRPPNGPFGFVISRGKGRPDTGVYVEKVGDGGGEGPYIGLLSIGDEILQVNGEAVAGLSLDHVTRLMTRESTASLRIVPARRNQR comes from the exons ATGGAGGAAGAGAAGGTGGTTGATAAGATCCAAGCAAAATCCAGTTCCCCTTTACCTACTGGGATTCCCATTAATTGGGGACTCATCACTGGCCCTGTCCCTAAACCTGTGTTCCCAGCACCCTCTCTGAGCACCCAACTTCCCCCTCCTCAGAGTTCTGCTGTGCACGCACTACAGACCAAGGTAAAGTCACTCACACAGAGAAGGACAAGAGGGAGAGAtcgagagaaagaaagagaaaggttGGAAACAGAGGTCTTAGTGAGCAGTCCAGCTGGGCAGATTTCATCCGAAGTCCTTCTCAGACAGAGACCCAGAGGAAAGGGTCCGGTATCTCTGCCTGCCCTCTCGTGGCGATCAGGTGCTGCAAAGAACTTGAGcagtagtgatgaagaggaggaggtagaGGTGCAAGTCAGCTTCCAGATCCACAGCCCTCCAGCTGAAGCACGAGGAGAGAAGGTGTttgaggagggagaggaagctGAGGACGAGAGGTCAGAGAGAAATGAGGACGAGGTCAGTTTTCTGACAGGCCAGCTTTGTGGGCTTGGGGAGGGCACCAGTCTGGAGAGTCTTCTGTCTGATAATTCGAGCAGCAGTAAGGATGacccatctcctcctcctcctctacctgTGCTCTCTTCCATTCCTGCTTCCACTGCTTTTACAACATCTTCCATTTCTTCCTCCTCGTCTTCCACGTCAACCAGACACTGGGCACCACCCAAGGGCTTCTGGAGAGTGGCACGCCCTGAAACATTGCTTCTAAATGGTGTTGGTCCTAACAACACACCCACCACCTTACCTTTGAAGGACCATACTCAGACAGAAGCACTGGCAGAGCCTCAAAGGAAGTCTAAACCAGCCGAAAGATGCACCAGGAGCGATGTGGGAATTGTGGTGGATGATAGTGAAGCATCCTCAGAATTCAAACACTCGGACAGCGTGGAGTGCTACCTGGACAGGTGTGAGCAGAAGGAGTTAGATGCTGACCTAGCCAAAGGACTATGCAGTTCAGACAGCTGGGAGAGCATGTCTTCACAAAGTGATTTGCTCTCTGCTGATGAGAAATTGAAGGTGAAGCAGAGAGCTTATGAAAAGTTAAGGGAAagacaacaaaactgcagagaggagaaagagcagAGTGAGGGAGAAAGTCCCGGCTATTATGGAGACACGACATGCAGAGTGGATTGTAAAG TCCCAGGTGCCCATGGGGTTTCAGACAGCTCAGACTCAGCCATTCTTGCTCAAGAACTTGAACCATATTTGAG GTCACTTCTTGTAATCAGTGATGAACATCCTCTGAGCCCAAGACATGAGCAAGCCAAGCTTCTTCTGGAGCGAGCACGACTCAAGGCTCGCTCCAATCACATTAAAGGCGATCGTCCTTGCAGGCGCTCCCATTCTGATCAGCGATCCACCGT AGAGAAACAGCAAGTTGAGTCTACCAATTCAACGCCAGTGCAGAAAGCTGTTCAAACCAAAGAAGATCATGCAGCTCAAACTGTATCTGGTCCCTTCCTCGTCCCCAACCAAGGAGACACTTCCCCCGGTGACCAAGGTTGTCGATCCAGACGGTATGGTTGTTCACCCACACGGGTGCGCTTCGAGGACGAATCGGAGAAAGAAGCAGAGTTTCGGTACTTGGATAGAGTGAGACAGCGTAGCAGGCCTGGCTTGCCCAAGTCCAAGAGTAAAGAAAGTAATACAGATTCTAGCAGTAGTGGTTCAGAGAGGAGCAGAAGCCATCGAAGTGTCTCCATGCCTCCTTCACAGAAGAAAGAAGTTGTGGGTGTCAGTGGTGAACCCACAACAGTGATTAAAGAGATAATAGTGCTGGTGAAGAAATGTGAGGCATGTGGCTCTGTAGTCAGGGAGCCTCAGCCTGTCTCATTACCGTCAGAGCAAAAAAACACTGAGCCACAGCAGCCTGAGGACCCACGGGTGAAGGCGGCTCCTCGCTGGGTGCCTCATAACAAGCCAGAGGCAAGTACTCGTCCTAAAGCTCCTCTAACTGTCACTTTTGCCGGCGCTTTCGTGCTAGGGGAAAATAAAGAGAGCAGCACAGGGTGGAAATCATCAGGGTTTGGGAAACTTAGGAGAAGGAGCAGGAAAGGAGAAAGTCGGCTGGAGTCTGGCCATGGCCCTTACGGTCCGTCTTGGGCTCAGCGGCGTAACTCAAATCCCAGGAACAGGCTGAACTTGAGCAGAGCTGTGTCCTTCGCCCCAGATAGCCCCGTCGCTCTGGAGTCCCGTTTGCAGGAGGCATCTGATGGATTGAGGGAATCACCTCCCCCATCGCTGCCTATAAAGTCAGCTCTGAAGTCAAGTTCAAGAAACCGCTCCGCTGCAGGTCAGTCCACAGTACAGTTCCAGGTTACCTCAAATCAGGGAGGTGAGGGAGGACCCCAGCATTCTGCTCTCCTGGACTCtccagaggcaagaagggagTGTGCAGTGGCTGTAGCCCAAGGGACCCCTGCAACAAGCAACTCAGTGCCCTATATCAGGCCCTCCACCTTGAGGTACTCCCCACCCCGGACCACGGACCTACCAGCGGCTGAAGTCTGGGATGCCACTCCAGATGGCGCAG GTCTGAGTGATCTTGGTTCTGGTCCTGAGTGTCGTCCTGCTCTGCGCGGCCTGGCTATGGCGCGGGCTGAGGACCTCAGAGCGGAGCTGTTGAGAGCAGAACATCTGAAAGCTGAGGCCATATGGGAGGAAAACTCTGACGGGTCCAG AAAGCTGGATGGACGGCCAAAGCTCTTCCTGCGTCGCTTCTTTTCCTCCATTGGTCTGAACAGTGTGGGTAGACTGGTGAAAGGAGGCCGCTCCAGCAGCATGGAACAGCTCAGTATACCCGCTACCCCCCGGGTCTGCTCTGCTTCCCCAAGCCCCACGCGCAGACCACTGCAGAGCATCGCAGACCATCGCATGCAGAGGACACCCTCACTGCAAACGCTGCACACG GTGCTGCCACTGGCCCAACTGCGCAAAGCCTCCTCTGTGCAGAGTTTAGAGAGAAGAACAGAACGTTCGACAATACTGGGAGAGGTGCAGATACCGTACGGCCTGGCGCCCAG CCCTGATAGCCCTCAGCTCGAGGCCCTGAATGTTGAAGATATACTTGCCTCCAGAATCGCACGTCCGGTGGGCCGGGTCACCCATGCTTTCCCTGATGGGACCCTCCTCCTCGAGCTCGTCAGACCCCCAAATGGTCCCTTTGGTTTCGTCATCTCAAGGGGCAAAGGTCGACCAGACACAG GTGTGTATGTAGAGAAAGTGGGTGACGGTGGTGGCGAAGGCCCCTACATAGGTCTCCTTAGCATCGGTGATGAAATTCTGCAGGTGAACGGAGAGGCAGTGGCTGGACTCAGTCTGGACCATGTGACGCGGCTCATGACCCGGGAAAGCACCGCTTCTCTCCGGATCGTACCGGCCCGACGCAACCAGCGCTGA
- the si:ch211-13f8.1 gene encoding uncharacterized protein si:ch211-13f8.1 isoform X1, which produces MEEEKVVDKIQAKSSSPLPTGIPINWGLITGPVPKPVFPAPSLSTQLPPPQSSAVHALQTKVKSLTQRRTRGRDREKERERLETEVLVSSPAGQISSEVLLRQRPRGKGPVSLPALSWRSGAAKNLSSSDEEEEVEVQVSFQIHSPPAEARGEKVFEEGEEAEDERSERNEDEVSFLTGQLCGLGEGTSLESLLSDNSSSSKDDPSPPPPLPVLSSIPASTAFTTSSISSSSSSTSTRHWAPPKGFWRVARPETLLLNGVGPNNTPTTLPLKDHTQTEALAEPQRKSKPAERCTRSDVGIVVDDSEASSEFKHSDSVECYLDRCEQKELDADLAKGLCSSDSWESMSSQSDLLSADEKLKVKQRAYEKLRERQQNCREEKEQSEGESPGYYGDTTCRVDCKVPGAHGVSDSSDSAILAQELEPYLRSLLVISDEHPLSPRHEQAKLLLERARLKARSNHIKGDRPCRRSHSDQRSTVEKQQVESTNSTPVQKAVQTKEDHAAQTVSGPFLVPNQGDTSPGDQGCRSRRYGCSPTRVRFEDESEKEAEFRYLDRVRQRSRPGLPKSKSKESNTDSSSSGSERSRSHRSVSMPPSQKKEVVGVSGEPTTVIKEIIVLVKKCEACGSVVREPQPVSLPSEQKNTEPQQPEDPRVKAAPRWVPHNKPEASTRPKAPLTVTFAGAFVLGENKESSTGWKSSGFGKLRRRSRKGESRLESGHGPYGPSWAQRRNSNPRNRLNLSRAVSFAPDSPVALESRLQEASDGLRESPPPSLPIKSALKSSSRNRSAAGQSTVQFQVTSNQGGEGGPQHSALLDSPEARRECAVAVAQGTPATSNSVPYIRPSTLRYSPPRTTDLPAAEVWDATPDGAAGLSDLGSGPECRPALRGLAMARAEDLRAELLRAEHLKAEAIWEENSDGSRKLDGRPKLFLRRFFSSIGLNSVGRLVKGGRSSSMEQLSIPATPRVCSASPSPTRRPLQSIADHRMQRTPSLQTLHTVLPLAQLRKASSVQSLERRTERSTILGEVQIPYGLAPSPDSPQLEALNVEDILASRIARPVGRVTHAFPDGTLLLELVRPPNGPFGFVISRGKGRPDTGVYVEKVGDGGGEGPYIGLLSIGDEILQVNGEAVAGLSLDHVTRLMTRESTASLRIVPARRNQR; this is translated from the exons ATGGAGGAAGAGAAGGTGGTTGATAAGATCCAAGCAAAATCCAGTTCCCCTTTACCTACTGGGATTCCCATTAATTGGGGACTCATCACTGGCCCTGTCCCTAAACCTGTGTTCCCAGCACCCTCTCTGAGCACCCAACTTCCCCCTCCTCAGAGTTCTGCTGTGCACGCACTACAGACCAAGGTAAAGTCACTCACACAGAGAAGGACAAGAGGGAGAGAtcgagagaaagaaagagaaaggttGGAAACAGAGGTCTTAGTGAGCAGTCCAGCTGGGCAGATTTCATCCGAAGTCCTTCTCAGACAGAGACCCAGAGGAAAGGGTCCGGTATCTCTGCCTGCCCTCTCGTGGCGATCAGGTGCTGCAAAGAACTTGAGcagtagtgatgaagaggaggaggtagaGGTGCAAGTCAGCTTCCAGATCCACAGCCCTCCAGCTGAAGCACGAGGAGAGAAGGTGTttgaggagggagaggaagctGAGGACGAGAGGTCAGAGAGAAATGAGGACGAGGTCAGTTTTCTGACAGGCCAGCTTTGTGGGCTTGGGGAGGGCACCAGTCTGGAGAGTCTTCTGTCTGATAATTCGAGCAGCAGTAAGGATGacccatctcctcctcctcctctacctgTGCTCTCTTCCATTCCTGCTTCCACTGCTTTTACAACATCTTCCATTTCTTCCTCCTCGTCTTCCACGTCAACCAGACACTGGGCACCACCCAAGGGCTTCTGGAGAGTGGCACGCCCTGAAACATTGCTTCTAAATGGTGTTGGTCCTAACAACACACCCACCACCTTACCTTTGAAGGACCATACTCAGACAGAAGCACTGGCAGAGCCTCAAAGGAAGTCTAAACCAGCCGAAAGATGCACCAGGAGCGATGTGGGAATTGTGGTGGATGATAGTGAAGCATCCTCAGAATTCAAACACTCGGACAGCGTGGAGTGCTACCTGGACAGGTGTGAGCAGAAGGAGTTAGATGCTGACCTAGCCAAAGGACTATGCAGTTCAGACAGCTGGGAGAGCATGTCTTCACAAAGTGATTTGCTCTCTGCTGATGAGAAATTGAAGGTGAAGCAGAGAGCTTATGAAAAGTTAAGGGAAagacaacaaaactgcagagaggagaaagagcagAGTGAGGGAGAAAGTCCCGGCTATTATGGAGACACGACATGCAGAGTGGATTGTAAAG TCCCAGGTGCCCATGGGGTTTCAGACAGCTCAGACTCAGCCATTCTTGCTCAAGAACTTGAACCATATTTGAG GTCACTTCTTGTAATCAGTGATGAACATCCTCTGAGCCCAAGACATGAGCAAGCCAAGCTTCTTCTGGAGCGAGCACGACTCAAGGCTCGCTCCAATCACATTAAAGGCGATCGTCCTTGCAGGCGCTCCCATTCTGATCAGCGATCCACCGT AGAGAAACAGCAAGTTGAGTCTACCAATTCAACGCCAGTGCAGAAAGCTGTTCAAACCAAAGAAGATCATGCAGCTCAAACTGTATCTGGTCCCTTCCTCGTCCCCAACCAAGGAGACACTTCCCCCGGTGACCAAGGTTGTCGATCCAGACGGTATGGTTGTTCACCCACACGGGTGCGCTTCGAGGACGAATCGGAGAAAGAAGCAGAGTTTCGGTACTTGGATAGAGTGAGACAGCGTAGCAGGCCTGGCTTGCCCAAGTCCAAGAGTAAAGAAAGTAATACAGATTCTAGCAGTAGTGGTTCAGAGAGGAGCAGAAGCCATCGAAGTGTCTCCATGCCTCCTTCACAGAAGAAAGAAGTTGTGGGTGTCAGTGGTGAACCCACAACAGTGATTAAAGAGATAATAGTGCTGGTGAAGAAATGTGAGGCATGTGGCTCTGTAGTCAGGGAGCCTCAGCCTGTCTCATTACCGTCAGAGCAAAAAAACACTGAGCCACAGCAGCCTGAGGACCCACGGGTGAAGGCGGCTCCTCGCTGGGTGCCTCATAACAAGCCAGAGGCAAGTACTCGTCCTAAAGCTCCTCTAACTGTCACTTTTGCCGGCGCTTTCGTGCTAGGGGAAAATAAAGAGAGCAGCACAGGGTGGAAATCATCAGGGTTTGGGAAACTTAGGAGAAGGAGCAGGAAAGGAGAAAGTCGGCTGGAGTCTGGCCATGGCCCTTACGGTCCGTCTTGGGCTCAGCGGCGTAACTCAAATCCCAGGAACAGGCTGAACTTGAGCAGAGCTGTGTCCTTCGCCCCAGATAGCCCCGTCGCTCTGGAGTCCCGTTTGCAGGAGGCATCTGATGGATTGAGGGAATCACCTCCCCCATCGCTGCCTATAAAGTCAGCTCTGAAGTCAAGTTCAAGAAACCGCTCCGCTGCAGGTCAGTCCACAGTACAGTTCCAGGTTACCTCAAATCAGGGAGGTGAGGGAGGACCCCAGCATTCTGCTCTCCTGGACTCtccagaggcaagaagggagTGTGCAGTGGCTGTAGCCCAAGGGACCCCTGCAACAAGCAACTCAGTGCCCTATATCAGGCCCTCCACCTTGAGGTACTCCCCACCCCGGACCACGGACCTACCAGCGGCTGAAGTCTGGGATGCCACTCCAGATGGCGCAG CAGGTCTGAGTGATCTTGGTTCTGGTCCTGAGTGTCGTCCTGCTCTGCGCGGCCTGGCTATGGCGCGGGCTGAGGACCTCAGAGCGGAGCTGTTGAGAGCAGAACATCTGAAAGCTGAGGCCATATGGGAGGAAAACTCTGACGGGTCCAG AAAGCTGGATGGACGGCCAAAGCTCTTCCTGCGTCGCTTCTTTTCCTCCATTGGTCTGAACAGTGTGGGTAGACTGGTGAAAGGAGGCCGCTCCAGCAGCATGGAACAGCTCAGTATACCCGCTACCCCCCGGGTCTGCTCTGCTTCCCCAAGCCCCACGCGCAGACCACTGCAGAGCATCGCAGACCATCGCATGCAGAGGACACCCTCACTGCAAACGCTGCACACG GTGCTGCCACTGGCCCAACTGCGCAAAGCCTCCTCTGTGCAGAGTTTAGAGAGAAGAACAGAACGTTCGACAATACTGGGAGAGGTGCAGATACCGTACGGCCTGGCGCCCAG CCCTGATAGCCCTCAGCTCGAGGCCCTGAATGTTGAAGATATACTTGCCTCCAGAATCGCACGTCCGGTGGGCCGGGTCACCCATGCTTTCCCTGATGGGACCCTCCTCCTCGAGCTCGTCAGACCCCCAAATGGTCCCTTTGGTTTCGTCATCTCAAGGGGCAAAGGTCGACCAGACACAG GTGTGTATGTAGAGAAAGTGGGTGACGGTGGTGGCGAAGGCCCCTACATAGGTCTCCTTAGCATCGGTGATGAAATTCTGCAGGTGAACGGAGAGGCAGTGGCTGGACTCAGTCTGGACCATGTGACGCGGCTCATGACCCGGGAAAGCACCGCTTCTCTCCGGATCGTACCGGCCCGACGCAACCAGCGCTGA